The following coding sequences are from one Neurospora crassa OR74A linkage group I, whole genome shotgun sequence window:
- a CDS encoding glutaredoxin, which yields MPSQRRMRALLYIALAGFITLLFFTSRARHAQEPDPRSIQDFYHKTKSAMEGSRIGGGSRRGQAVVGTQKVEFDEDDAIVAKAMQERLRKAEQMAKSNANAKAPNKPDDPEAVVGVGSSAHGQNHLGKGDSVETEEHHAILEELRSILKKSPIIIFSKSYCPYSKKAKSLLLGDYQIDPAPYVVELDQHPLGPGIQAELGDRTGRKTVPNILVGGISIGGSDDIAKLDQEETLIEKIMSLAGKRLTVTKHSKSN from the exons ATGCCATCCCAGCGACGCATGAGGGCGCTTTTATACATTGCCTTGGCCGGCTTCATTACGTTACTCTTCTTCACCTCACGTGCCCGCCATGCACAAGAGCCCGACCCCCGCTCGATCCAAGATTTTTACCACAAGACCAAAAGTGCGATGGAAGGGTCAAGGATAGGCGGCGGCAGTAGGAGAGGACAGGCGGTGGTCGGGACACAGAAGGTCGAGtttgacgaggacgatgcgATCGTGGCCAAGGCAATGCAGGAACGTCTCAGGAAAGCAGAGCAGATGGCCAAGAGCAATGCCAACGCAAAAGCCCCCAACAAGCCCGACGATCCGGAAGCTGTCGTCGGCGTTGGAAGCTCGGCCCATGGACAGAACCATCTCGGCAAGGGAGACTCCGTCGAGACCGAGGAGCACCACGCGATCCTGGAGGAACTTAGGAGCATTCTCAAGAAGTCACCAA tcatcatcttctccaaAAGCTATTGCCCGTACTCGAAGAAAGCGAAGAGCCTTTTGCTGGGTGACTACCAAATCGACCCTGCGCCCTACGTCGTCGAATTGGACCAACATCCATTGGGCCCCGGAATCCAGGCTGAGCTCGGCGACAGGACAGGAAGGAAGACAGTTCCCAATATTCTCGTCGGCGGGATAAGCATAGGAGGCTCCGACGACATTGCCAAGCTTGACCAGGAGGAAACACTGATCGAAAAGATCATGTCACTAGCGGGGAAGCGACTCACAGTGACGAAGCACTCCAAATCGAATTAG
- a CDS encoding arabinogalactan endo-1,4-beta-galactosidase, translated as MLLSALSAVLSLAGSATAALTYKGVDWSSVPVEEKAGVSYKNVNGAAQSIEHIFRDSGVNTVRQRVWVNPSGGTYNLAYNINLAKRAKNAGLGVYIDFHFSDTWADPAHQAIPSGWPTAIDDLAWKLYNYTFDASNQFHDNGVQPAIISIGNEITGGLLWPTGGTSSWYNIARLLHSASAGIRDSRLNPKPKIMIHLDNGWNWDTQNWWYTNVLKQGPLVSSDFDMMGVSFYPFYTPSATLSSLKSSLTNMANRWGKELVVAETDWPSSCPNPAYAFPSDAKNIPFNAAGQSQWIKAVANVVASVPKGKGLFYWEPAWIHNANLGSSCASNSMFSNSGQALSSLSVFHNI; from the exons ATGCTTCTTTCAGCATTGTCGGCCGTCCTCAGCCTTGCAGGCTCAGCGACTGCTGCCCTGACCTACAAAGGAGTTGACTGGTCGTCTGTACCTGTGGAAGAGAAGGCCGGCGTCTCTTACAAGAACGTGAACGGTGCTGCTCAGTCCATTGAGCACATTTTCCGAGACAGCGGTGTCAACACGGTCCGCCAACGGGTGTGGGTAAATCCCTCTGGGGGCACATACAACCTGGCCTATAACATCAACCTGGCCAAGAGGGCGAAGAACGCTGGGCTGGGTGTTTATAtcgacttccacttcagcGACACTTGGGCCGACCCCGCGCACCAAGCGATTCCCTCCGGATGGCCGACCGCCATTGACGACCTGGCCTGGAAGCTATACAACTACACCTTCGATGCGTCGAACCAGTTCCATGATAATGGTGTGCAACCGGCCATTATTTCCATCGGCAATGAGATCACCGGCGGTCTGCTTTGGCCGACGGGAGGCACTTCTTCGTGGTATAACATCGCGCGCTTGCTGCACTCAGCGTCTGCCGGTATTAGAGACTCGAGGCTGAACCCCAAGCCCAAAATCATGATCCATCTTGACAACGGATG GAACTGGGACACCCAGAACTGGTGGTATACAAATGTGTTGAAGCAAGGGCCTTTGGTGTCTTCCGACTTTGACATGATGGGGGTCTCGTTCTATCCCTTTTACACGCCCTCGGCGACTCTGTCGTCCTTGAAGTCAAGCTTGACAAACATGGCGAACAGATGGGGCAAAGAGCTCGTCGTTGCTGAGACCGACTGGCCAAGCTCATGCCCAAACCCGGCATATGCGTTTCCGTCAGACGCCAAGAACATCCCCTTCAACGCCGCCGGCCAGTCGCAGTGGATCAAGGCCGTGGCAAACGTGGTAGCTTCTGTgcccaagggcaagggacTGTTCTATTGGGAACCCGCTTGGATTCACAATGCCAACTTGGGCTCATCGTGTGCGAGTAACAGTATGTTCTCGAACTCGGGGCAGGCCTTGTCCAGTCTGTCAGTGTTCCACAACATCTGA